Proteins from a single region of Segatella copri:
- a CDS encoding DUF3307 domain-containing protein has translation MESIIIFIKLLCAHLCSDFILQTDSINNGKRKPGIKGIGYLLLHSTIHACVAYMLVADWLCWLVPLVIFASHFIIDLIKCRCYQDSLSTFLADQFLHIIIIGVLWFFFYGDGTILSYIENHCSANVWLTVVAYILMLRPSSILLGLFLNKWTPVSSNAQSLPNAGQWIGYIERIMILTFVLVGSFEGVGFLLAAKSVFRFGELNKAKEIRTTEYVLIGTFSSFTIAILTGIAIKSLL, from the coding sequence ATGGAATCAATCATCATTTTTATAAAGTTACTCTGCGCCCATCTATGTTCTGATTTTATACTTCAGACTGATAGTATCAATAATGGGAAGCGCAAACCTGGTATTAAGGGGATTGGTTATCTGTTACTTCATAGTACCATACATGCATGTGTGGCATATATGTTGGTGGCGGATTGGTTATGCTGGCTTGTACCTTTGGTCATTTTTGCCAGCCATTTTATAATAGACTTGATTAAATGTAGGTGCTATCAGGATTCTCTTTCTACATTTCTTGCAGATCAGTTTTTACACATTATAATAATTGGAGTATTATGGTTCTTTTTCTACGGAGATGGTACCATTCTTTCATATATTGAGAACCATTGTTCTGCAAATGTTTGGTTGACCGTCGTGGCATATATATTAATGTTAAGACCATCTTCTATCTTATTGGGGTTGTTTCTTAATAAATGGACACCTGTATCTTCTAACGCACAGAGTTTACCTAATGCCGGACAATGGATAGGTTATATTGAAAGGATCATGATTCTGACATTCGTCCTTGTTGGCAGTTTCGAAGGAGTCGGCTTCTTGCTGGCAGCAAAGTCTGTTTTCCGTTTTGGTGAATTAAACAAAGCCAAGGAAATTCGCACAACTGAGTATGTGTTGATAGGCACTTTTTCTAGCTTCACTATAGCAATTCTTACAGGAATAGCAATAAAAAGTTTATTATAA